The Kryptolebias marmoratus isolate JLee-2015 linkage group LG18, ASM164957v2, whole genome shotgun sequence genome includes a region encoding these proteins:
- the dohh gene encoding deoxyhypusine hydroxylase, whose translation MATVEQVTAVGRVLVDPGLDLTQRFRALFTLRNLGGAEAIEWISKAFTDDSALLKHELAYCLGQMQDRRAIPVLTDVLKDRNQEPMVRHEAGEALGAIGDSVVLDLLKEYCQDPFIEVAETCQLAVRRLEWLQSGGASELEDGSTDKNPYSSVDPAPPATRRAVPELRSALLDESLPLFERYRAMFALRNLGTEEAVLALGDGLQSSSALFRHEIGYVLGQMQHLAAVPALRAVLERSDENPMVRHEAAEALGSIGKEECLAVLQCYREDRERVVKESCEVALDMLEYENSEQFQYADGLHRLKDQL comes from the exons ATGGCTACTGTGGAGCAGGTGACAGCAGTAGGACGAGTCCTTGTGGATCCAGGTTTGGACTTGACCCAGCGCTTTAGAGCTTTATTCACCCTAAGGAACCTTGGAG gtgCTGAAGCCATAGAATGGATCAGCAAGGCGTTCACTGATGATTCGGCTTTACTGAAGCATGAGTTGGCTTACTGCCTGGGACAGATGCAGGACAGAAGAGCCATTCCTGTTTTAACTGATGTTCTCAAAGACAGAAATCAGGAGCCGATGGTCAGGCATGAAGCAG gagAGGCTCTGGGAGCGATTGGTGACTCAGTGGTTCTGGATCTACTGAAAGAGTACTGCCAGGATCCTTTCATAGAG GTTGCAGAGACGTGTCAGTTGGCTGTTCGTCGGCTTGAATGGCTACAGAGCGGTGGAGCGTCGGAGCTGGAGGATGGCAGTACAGATAAAAACCCCTACAGTTCTGTAGACCCAGCTCCTCCAGCAACGAGGAGGGCTGTCCCAGAACTGCGCTCTGCTCTGTTGGATGAAAGTCTGCCGCTGTTTGAACGCTACCGGGCCATGTTTGCTCTGAGAAACCTGGGCACGGAGGAGGCTGTGCTGGCTCTGGGAGATG GCCTGCAGAGCTCCAGCGCTCTGTTCCGTCATGAGATTGGCTACGTCCTGGGTCAGATGCAGCACCTGGCAGCGGTACCGGCCCTGCGAGCTGTTCTAGAGCGTTCTGATGAGAACCCTATGGTGCGCCATGAGGCGGCAGAGGCTCTTGGCTCTATTGGAAAAGAAGAGTGTCTGGCTGTGTTGCAGTGTTATCGTGAAGACCGAGAGCGTGTTGTAAAGGAAAGCTGTGAGGTTGCCCTGGACATGCTGGAGTATGAGAACAGCGAGCAGTTCCAGTATGCAGACGGACTACACCGATTGAAGGATCAGCTTTAA